One window of the Leptospira koniambonensis genome contains the following:
- a CDS encoding biotin--[acetyl-CoA-carboxylase] ligase: MSFQLLDPEKGIFLSEAGSTNTILKGKEFPPGSWILADFQSSGRGRKGKTWSILGEEPFIFSGKFSSDSNLSSPGLFSLYVGVAVAKAILSVYPSASKKDLRIKWPNDIYLNGKKVCGILIETEKEGEVWDWILGIGANLYGIEIPDYLTDAGFITDDQNEKGRRAKFLETLLPLLNDAVLAISDGDKRIEFINEKLLWKGETIAWTESGEQKTAILLGVNEEGKLLARTSVGNMVEFIDSPEDFRSLG; the protein is encoded by the coding sequence ATGTCGTTTCAATTATTGGATCCCGAAAAAGGAATATTTCTATCAGAAGCAGGTTCCACGAATACCATACTAAAAGGAAAGGAATTCCCACCAGGATCCTGGATCCTAGCGGATTTTCAATCTTCCGGAAGGGGAAGAAAAGGAAAAACCTGGAGCATACTGGGAGAAGAGCCTTTTATATTTTCAGGTAAATTCTCTTCGGATTCGAACCTATCTTCTCCAGGGCTATTCTCCTTGTATGTTGGAGTCGCGGTAGCAAAGGCGATTTTGTCAGTATATCCTTCTGCCAGTAAAAAAGATCTTAGGATCAAGTGGCCGAATGATATTTATTTAAATGGTAAAAAAGTTTGCGGCATACTGATCGAAACGGAGAAGGAAGGAGAAGTTTGGGATTGGATCCTAGGAATAGGCGCCAATCTGTATGGCATTGAAATTCCAGATTATCTGACTGATGCGGGATTTATCACTGATGATCAAAACGAAAAAGGAAGAAGAGCCAAATTTTTAGAAACATTACTTCCTCTTCTAAACGATGCAGTACTCGCAATTTCAGATGGAGACAAAAGAATAGAATTCATCAATGAAAAACTTCTTTGGAAGGGAGAAACAATTGCTTGGACAGAAAGCGGAGAACAAAAAACCGCAATATTGTTAGGAGTAAATGAAGAAGGAAAATTATTAGCCCGGACCTCGGTCGGAAACATGGTCGAATTCATTGACAGCCCCGAGGATTTCAGGTCCTTGGGATAG
- a CDS encoding YebC/PmpR family DNA-binding transcriptional regulator → MSGHSKWATIKRKKDAIDSKRGAIFTKVVKEITVAARMGGGDINTNPRLRLAVLKAKASNMPKDNIDRAIKKGTGELEGVVYEECLYECFGPGGTAIMVEAVTDKKTRTTPEIKSILTKLGGSLATTGSVSRLFERKGIIVIPSDQISEEELFELAVGAGAEDVQNEGEVFRVVTSPDDYEAVQTALNDKGIKSEESEIKFVALVGAEVSDKEVAEKVMKLIDNLEGHDDVQGVNSNFELSPELEKEFG, encoded by the coding sequence ATGTCCGGGCATAGTAAGTGGGCAACGATTAAACGCAAAAAAGACGCCATCGATTCTAAAAGAGGGGCGATTTTCACTAAGGTGGTCAAGGAGATCACTGTTGCGGCGCGTATGGGCGGAGGGGATATTAATACTAACCCTAGGCTTCGACTTGCGGTATTGAAGGCTAAGGCAAGTAACATGCCTAAAGATAATATTGATAGAGCCATTAAAAAAGGTACCGGTGAATTGGAAGGTGTTGTTTACGAAGAATGCCTTTATGAATGTTTCGGGCCCGGCGGAACCGCGATCATGGTGGAGGCTGTAACTGATAAAAAAACCAGGACCACACCTGAGATCAAAAGTATTCTTACTAAATTGGGTGGTTCTTTGGCAACTACTGGCAGCGTTAGTCGTCTTTTCGAAAGAAAAGGTATTATCGTAATTCCTTCTGATCAAATTTCCGAAGAAGAATTGTTCGAATTAGCAGTTGGTGCTGGCGCAGAAGACGTTCAGAATGAAGGAGAGGTTTTCAGAGTAGTAACTTCTCCGGATGATTACGAAGCTGTTCAAACTGCTTTGAATGATAAAGGGATTAAATCAGAAGAATCTGAGATCAAATTCGTTGCCTTAGTCGGTGCAGAAGTTTCTGACAAAGAGGTTGCAGAAAAAGTAATGAAGCTCATCGACAACTTAGAAGGTCATGATGATGTTCAGGGTGTGAACTCCAACTTCGAACTTTCTCCCGAATTAGAAAAAGAATTCGGCTGA
- a CDS encoding crossover junction endodeoxyribonuclease RuvC, producing MKILGIDPGSHRLGYSVLQKDKSVIHVLTYGTIEVPSGTKSPVNLIAIRRQLDAILDEYHPDLASVEELFFAKNRTTAARVYEARGVVLLTLGEHNIPLVEPTASQIKKGTTGSGTADKKDIKAALKLLLGLENLTGHDDSWDAIASAYVGFAMSGSFRNK from the coding sequence GTGAAAATTTTAGGAATAGACCCTGGCTCCCATCGTCTAGGTTATTCCGTTCTTCAGAAAGATAAATCTGTAATTCATGTTCTCACTTACGGGACAATAGAAGTTCCGAGCGGAACAAAAAGTCCTGTCAATTTAATCGCTATTCGCAGACAGTTGGACGCGATCTTGGATGAATATCATCCAGACCTTGCTTCTGTGGAAGAATTATTTTTTGCTAAGAATAGAACGACCGCTGCAAGAGTTTATGAAGCGAGAGGAGTTGTTCTCCTTACATTAGGAGAGCATAATATTCCTTTGGTAGAACCGACCGCTTCCCAGATAAAAAAAGGAACTACAGGCAGCGGGACGGCAGACAAAAAAGATATTAAAGCTGCTTTAAAACTCCTTTTGGGTCTCGAAAATTTGACTGGGCATGATGATTCTTGGGATGCTATTGCGTCTGCTTATGTAGGTTTCGCGATGAGCGGCTCTTTTAGAAATAAATGA
- a CDS encoding sensor histidine kinase has protein sequence MKHFYVAIRFRTKNFILFIKKHFQILREVRSNEEFIRSAYFEVYLILRYLFPFLFVVYIPFAILDWTDFLENSGYLPLLIYNSIFIPGCFLFTALLNFPILKSENSRRWITVAGTLFLTSAGTAMNLLIFQFGTDISLFAFTQLGIAVLLRYPDKTKKIIYFTNYAVFFAAMYWLGKNSSFLIQNFFFTMVMTMLLDLISFLTKVNSFHKEQSIRDLNRKLVMESIKKSEILRIAIHDLKSPVTGILSLVGLYTREPSHIPSNRVASSYADPPEILDHIDRTSRKILESIEDVLYLASSGDAETIENQTQKLNPELLLRSVACNLNFLFSSKNIRVEDKLSECNFYFQANPQILYRVFDNLLSNAAKFSPENSEISLKSEFVSGIYEKILIIKIEDSGPGFQPEDEKNMFREFSILSAKPTGSESSSGIGLSLAKKLLDRMGIRIRLGNSETLGGAQVILEFPQSKAK, from the coding sequence GTGAAACATTTCTACGTTGCCATTCGATTTAGGACCAAAAACTTTATATTATTTATAAAGAAACATTTTCAGATCTTAAGAGAAGTTAGAAGCAACGAAGAATTCATCCGATCCGCTTACTTCGAAGTATATTTGATACTCAGATATCTTTTCCCATTTTTATTCGTAGTTTATATTCCTTTCGCGATTCTTGACTGGACTGATTTTTTAGAAAATTCCGGATACTTACCTCTCTTAATCTATAACTCTATTTTCATTCCAGGCTGTTTTCTTTTCACAGCTTTGCTAAATTTCCCAATTCTCAAAAGTGAAAACAGCAGAAGATGGATCACCGTTGCTGGAACCTTATTCTTAACTTCTGCAGGAACTGCAATGAACTTGCTTATCTTCCAGTTCGGGACTGATATTTCTCTATTTGCATTTACTCAACTTGGGATCGCAGTACTCCTCCGTTATCCTGATAAAACGAAGAAGATTATCTATTTCACAAATTATGCCGTGTTCTTCGCAGCCATGTACTGGTTAGGAAAAAATTCATCATTTCTGATACAGAATTTTTTCTTCACTATGGTCATGACAATGTTATTGGACCTGATTAGTTTTCTCACCAAGGTGAATTCATTTCACAAAGAACAATCTATCCGCGATCTGAACAGAAAACTGGTGATGGAATCGATTAAGAAATCTGAAATTTTAAGGATAGCAATACATGATCTCAAAAGTCCTGTCACAGGGATCTTAAGTTTAGTTGGGCTTTATACAAGAGAACCAAGTCATATTCCGAGCAATCGAGTAGCTTCTTCATATGCGGACCCTCCCGAAATTTTAGACCATATAGATAGAACCTCTCGTAAAATTTTAGAATCTATCGAAGACGTTCTATATCTCGCAAGTTCAGGAGATGCAGAAACGATCGAGAACCAAACCCAAAAATTAAACCCTGAATTATTATTAAGATCCGTCGCCTGCAATCTAAACTTCTTATTCTCCTCAAAGAACATAAGGGTAGAAGATAAACTCTCAGAGTGTAATTTCTACTTCCAGGCAAATCCTCAGATATTGTACAGAGTATTCGATAATTTATTAAGTAATGCCGCCAAATTCTCTCCTGAAAATTCAGAGATCTCTCTCAAAAGTGAATTCGTCTCAGGCATATATGAGAAAATTCTAATTATAAAAATTGAAGACTCTGGACCAGGATTCCAACCCGAAGATGAAAAAAACATGTTCAGAGAATTCTCTATTCTTTCTGCAAAACCGACAGGCTCCGAGTCCTCTAGCGGGATCGGGCTATCTTTAGCTAAGAAATTATTAGATAGAATGGGAATACGTATCCGTCTAGGTAACTCCGAAACTCTCGGAGGAGCCCAGGTGATATTAGAATTTCCGCAATCAAAAGCGAAATAG
- the crcB gene encoding fluoride efflux transporter CrcB, whose amino-acid sequence MNLLIVGLGGFLGSVCRYMISQMIIPKESGPFPLSTFVVNIAGSLLIGIFYGLSQGKISEDIRLFATVGFCGGFTTFSTFALENLKLLQSGNYFSFFAYILLSTTICITAVLLGVYLSK is encoded by the coding sequence ATGAATCTTTTGATCGTAGGACTGGGAGGATTTTTGGGATCTGTTTGTAGATATATGATATCGCAAATGATCATCCCAAAAGAATCCGGACCATTTCCTCTTTCTACATTTGTAGTAAATATAGCGGGCTCTCTGCTAATAGGAATATTTTACGGACTATCCCAGGGAAAAATTTCAGAAGATATAAGATTGTTTGCAACAGTTGGGTTTTGCGGAGGATTTACAACCTTCTCCACATTTGCTTTGGAGAACCTAAAATTACTCCAATCAGGAAACTATTTTAGTTTTTTTGCATATATACTTCTGAGCACGACAATCTGTATCACTGCCGTGCTATTAGGTGTATATTTAAGTAAATAA
- a CDS encoding type III pantothenate kinase: protein MILVIDVGNTNTVFGIYKNGSKEPIFHRRTVTRRDRTSDEMGLYLKGFLREFEIDSSQIVGGIYSSVVPTLNPILERMIHDWFQIEPIRVQYQMNLPFGIKYPRPFEIGADRLVNAAAAVKDHPGKSIIIDLGTATTFCVVDDTPDYLGGVIAPGLKGSMDALTRNTAQLPPIVFQAPSKILGDSTIESIQAGFFFGWIGLLEGIIKEVKAAHGNDYRVIGTGGLVTTIHAANPKIFDKIEPLLTLRGLQILYEDNAK from the coding sequence ATGATCCTAGTAATCGACGTTGGGAATACCAACACTGTCTTCGGTATTTATAAGAACGGTTCAAAAGAGCCAATTTTCCATAGAAGAACAGTTACTCGAAGAGATAGAACCTCTGATGAAATGGGACTTTATCTGAAGGGTTTCCTTCGAGAATTCGAAATAGATAGCAGCCAAATTGTTGGTGGAATCTATTCTTCTGTTGTTCCTACGTTGAATCCGATCTTAGAAAGAATGATACATGATTGGTTTCAGATAGAACCGATCAGAGTTCAGTATCAAATGAACCTTCCTTTCGGGATTAAATATCCAAGGCCTTTCGAAATAGGTGCTGATAGATTAGTAAACGCTGCTGCCGCAGTAAAGGATCATCCAGGAAAATCAATCATCATTGATTTAGGAACTGCTACAACATTCTGCGTAGTAGATGATACTCCTGATTATTTGGGAGGAGTGATTGCTCCAGGACTAAAAGGTTCCATGGATGCTTTGACAAGAAACACTGCTCAATTACCTCCGATCGTATTCCAAGCTCCTTCTAAAATATTAGGAGATTCTACTATAGAATCTATACAGGCAGGATTTTTCTTTGGATGGATAGGGCTGTTAGAAGGTATCATAAAAGAAGTAAAAGCCGCTCACGGAAATGATTATAGAGTGATCGGAACCGGTGGACTTGTAACTACCATTCACGCAGCAAATCCTAAAATTTTTGATAAGATAGAGCCTCTACTTACATTAAGGGGATTACAAATCTTATACGAAGATAATGCAAAATGA
- a CDS encoding LytR/AlgR family response regulator transcription factor produces MRILIVEDDVLSSRCLEILAKEFLNDRIQSIHTVSNPESAAEFIRKNPLDLLFLDINLQGETGFKLLEIESRSFFQTIIVSSERDNAVKAFEFSVLDFLPKPITRERFGISIQRYLSSHPNLLSPKGIPLKKEEGINLIEPEKIVFARSERNYARLFTKDGNVEKVRKTLDQLQKDLEVHGFFRAHRSYLVRLEEVKKILFKTPTTYRLLLHTDHSIPVSRSQGSKLLSLFKNSNHKVLGLP; encoded by the coding sequence ATGCGAATCCTAATCGTAGAAGATGATGTATTATCCTCTCGCTGTTTGGAAATTTTAGCGAAAGAATTTTTGAATGATAGGATACAAAGTATCCACACAGTTTCCAATCCAGAATCGGCAGCTGAGTTCATACGCAAAAATCCACTGGATCTTTTATTCTTGGATATAAATCTCCAAGGTGAGACCGGCTTTAAACTTTTAGAGATCGAAAGCAGAAGTTTTTTTCAAACGATCATAGTATCTTCTGAAAGAGACAACGCGGTAAAAGCTTTTGAATTTTCTGTGTTGGACTTCCTACCAAAACCAATTACAAGAGAAAGATTCGGGATCTCTATCCAAAGATATCTTTCCTCACATCCAAATCTATTATCTCCGAAAGGAATTCCTCTCAAAAAAGAAGAAGGGATCAATCTTATCGAGCCAGAGAAGATAGTATTTGCAAGATCGGAAAGAAATTATGCTAGGTTATTCACTAAAGACGGAAATGTGGAGAAGGTCAGAAAAACTTTAGACCAACTCCAAAAAGATCTGGAAGTACATGGGTTTTTCAGAGCCCACAGAAGTTATTTAGTCCGATTAGAAGAAGTCAAAAAGATCTTATTTAAAACGCCAACTACCTATCGACTACTACTTCATACGGATCATAGTATTCCCGTTAGTCGGTCTCAAGGAAGTAAACTTCTATCATTATTCAAAAATTCAAATCATAAGGTCTTAGGTCTGCCGTGA
- a CDS encoding bile acid:sodium symporter family protein → MQLGAVEKGLLPALLAIVMLGMGFGLAIGDFRRIFTTPLQTLVGTLGHFVIMPLAAYAVVLILGLEYELALGVILVGSCPSGTTSNLVNYLAKGDVALAVVITALSTLLCPLLTPIIVTFFGSLLDPTGASVMQISFVEMLKTVVVIIVLPISIGMAVKHKFPNIAQKIETPYKIFSILFLVFVVAFVTYKNRDNFIEMVLLVGLAVILHNTFGFIAGYLFPKVLGIAEKQARTISIEVAIQNTTLGMTLAIQFFGPKVALPSAIFSIWMYIAGIAMALFWGYVVPLKEEKAA, encoded by the coding sequence ATGCAATTAGGTGCAGTCGAAAAGGGGCTACTTCCGGCTCTTTTGGCAATCGTAATGCTCGGAATGGGTTTCGGGCTAGCAATCGGAGATTTTAGACGGATTTTTACAACTCCTCTCCAAACTTTGGTCGGTACCTTGGGCCATTTTGTGATCATGCCTTTAGCTGCATATGCAGTTGTATTGATCTTAGGTTTGGAATACGAACTCGCGTTAGGCGTCATTCTTGTAGGATCTTGCCCAAGCGGAACTACTTCTAATTTGGTCAATTATCTAGCGAAGGGTGATGTCGCTCTTGCAGTTGTGATCACTGCGCTTTCTACACTTCTTTGTCCTTTATTGACTCCCATCATTGTTACATTTTTCGGTTCCTTATTGGATCCAACTGGTGCAAGTGTAATGCAGATCTCTTTTGTGGAAATGCTTAAAACTGTTGTAGTGATTATCGTACTTCCGATCTCCATAGGTATGGCGGTAAAACATAAGTTTCCTAATATTGCTCAGAAGATAGAAACTCCTTATAAAATTTTCTCAATTCTCTTCTTAGTTTTCGTAGTTGCTTTTGTAACTTATAAGAACAGAGACAATTTTATAGAAATGGTCCTTTTAGTAGGACTTGCGGTTATTCTTCATAACACTTTTGGATTTATAGCGGGTTATCTTTTTCCTAAGGTGCTTGGGATTGCGGAGAAGCAGGCGAGAACAATATCTATCGAAGTTGCGATCCAGAATACCACTCTTGGTATGACTCTTGCGATCCAATTTTTCGGACCTAAGGTTGCGCTTCCTTCTGCGATCTTTAGTATTTGGATGTACATCGCAGGAATTGCAATGGCTCTTTTCTGGGGTTATGTAGTTCCTTTGAAAGAGGAAAAAGCAGCTTAA
- a CDS encoding pectin acetylesterase-family hydrolase encodes MKDVKRIWLGGIVLALSVTSFYCSPDQNTNNTQDLALLGGLLETPEKGASSLAGSDNADLKAQNILDDLTSVVYGSYDVVYIPGAVCGNGTPYKIFVDRADGILDWVLGYSSRLLVYMEPGGACWDYESCTGQTGIRGAANPNGIPDNHMNFGAFIDPNVPGGSPNALISPIILRNNPTGQNVKTSNWNKVFIPYCTGDVYAGNKVATYSDPTGQNPPITYRHVGAKNMELVINWLKNNFNKPKEMFVSGCSAGGAGSMINYHFIRKALSPSKSYLLNDSGPIFPAPGFGNQWPLQQKIKDAWNTEYFISKAQPDFPSVDIRADYGKISEALAQKYPNDKLAITLFRRDANYSMYSYARFYGLDENNPADKEYIISTLWAQDIENLKAQYDRYPNLEYFIPYYRSINESHCTSIVEFTGTEIENTGITLGTFINDYLLGSSTFRSFFESVNPNDANVTNFWFALVNLLL; translated from the coding sequence ATGAAAGATGTGAAGAGAATTTGGTTAGGAGGAATAGTACTAGCGTTATCCGTAACGTCATTTTACTGTAGCCCTGACCAAAATACGAACAATACACAAGACTTAGCTTTATTAGGAGGACTTTTAGAAACTCCTGAAAAAGGTGCGAGTAGTCTGGCAGGATCAGATAATGCGGATCTGAAAGCCCAAAATATTTTGGACGATCTAACAAGCGTTGTCTATGGATCTTACGATGTAGTGTATATTCCGGGTGCAGTATGCGGCAACGGAACCCCTTACAAAATATTCGTGGATCGTGCAGATGGGATCTTGGATTGGGTTTTAGGATATTCCAGCCGACTTCTAGTGTATATGGAACCGGGAGGAGCTTGTTGGGATTACGAAAGTTGCACTGGACAAACAGGTATCAGGGGAGCTGCAAATCCAAACGGTATTCCTGATAACCATATGAACTTCGGGGCATTTATAGATCCGAATGTTCCTGGTGGAAGTCCGAACGCATTGATCTCACCGATCATATTAAGAAACAATCCTACTGGCCAGAATGTTAAAACTTCTAACTGGAACAAAGTTTTCATTCCTTATTGCACTGGAGACGTGTACGCTGGGAATAAGGTAGCAACTTATTCAGATCCAACCGGACAAAATCCACCCATCACCTATCGTCACGTAGGTGCTAAGAATATGGAACTCGTCATTAATTGGCTGAAGAATAATTTTAATAAGCCAAAAGAGATGTTTGTTTCCGGATGTAGCGCAGGTGGAGCAGGCTCAATGATCAATTATCACTTCATTAGAAAAGCTTTAAGTCCTTCTAAAAGTTATCTATTGAATGATTCAGGCCCTATCTTCCCAGCTCCTGGGTTTGGAAATCAATGGCCTTTACAGCAAAAGATCAAAGATGCTTGGAATACAGAGTATTTTATCAGCAAAGCACAACCCGATTTTCCTTCTGTGGATATTCGTGCAGATTATGGGAAGATCAGTGAAGCGTTAGCCCAGAAGTACCCAAATGATAAATTAGCGATCACTCTATTCAGGAGAGATGCTAATTATTCTATGTATTCGTATGCAAGATTCTATGGATTGGATGAGAACAATCCTGCGGATAAGGAATATATCATTTCCACTCTTTGGGCTCAGGACATTGAGAATTTGAAGGCTCAATACGATAGATATCCGAATCTAGAATATTTTATTCCATATTACAGAAGTATCAATGAAAGCCATTGTACTTCCATCGTGGAATTTACTGGAACGGAGATTGAAAATACCGGAATTACACTCGGGACCTTCATTAATGATTATCTGTTAGGAAGTTCTACCTTCAGAAGTTTCTTTGAAAGTGTGAATCCAAATGATGCAAACGTAACGAATTTCTGGTTCGCGTTAGTTAATCTTCTACTATAA
- a CDS encoding WG repeat-containing protein encodes MDRKIYLFVILAFLPLFVFCSKKLQLTAFEENGVYGYKDQNGKVQISPQYALAYDFNENGVGFSFGKGGWICIDSENKVLLNAFTYDNGPDYFSEGLARFVENSKFGFFDASCKKVISANYDFAFPITGGFSIVCNGCKSVSDGEHSTIEGGKYGVIDKTGKVIVQVEYDSLSEINPETKTLQGSKGGVKKEIKLP; translated from the coding sequence ATGGATCGAAAAATTTACCTCTTTGTGATTTTGGCATTTTTGCCTCTGTTTGTTTTCTGTTCTAAAAAATTACAGTTAACTGCTTTCGAAGAGAATGGCGTTTATGGTTATAAAGACCAGAACGGAAAAGTCCAAATCTCTCCTCAATATGCACTCGCTTATGATTTTAATGAGAATGGTGTAGGTTTTTCTTTTGGCAAAGGCGGATGGATCTGTATAGATTCTGAAAACAAAGTCTTATTGAATGCTTTTACTTATGATAATGGTCCGGATTATTTTTCCGAGGGTCTGGCTCGGTTTGTGGAAAATTCTAAATTTGGATTTTTCGATGCTTCTTGTAAAAAGGTGATTTCTGCAAATTATGATTTTGCTTTTCCGATCACAGGAGGTTTCTCGATCGTTTGTAACGGTTGTAAGTCAGTTAGTGATGGAGAGCATTCCACTATCGAAGGTGGAAAATACGGCGTGATCGATAAAACTGGGAAGGTTATAGTCCAGGTAGAATATGATTCCCTTTCTGAAATCAATCCCGAAACTAAAACATTACAGGGATCTAAGGGTGGAGTTAAAAAAGAGATTAAACTTCCTTAG
- a CDS encoding sodium:solute symporter family protein, which translates to MFSPIDWYLILAYIIFAFSVGLLLSSKAGESLSSYFVADRKLPWWWLGTSMVATTFAADTPLVITGMVALDGVGGNWLWWSWAIGYLIITVFFAASWRKAEVLTDVEFVELRYSGTGAAILRASKAFFLSILFNSIILGWVFKAMSKITAPFLDWNVLLGSEVFRSIADVWPSFLILGDLNTTLTVLILFSVVVFYSSMGGIQGVILTDLFQFALGICGAIIFAVFAIQYVGGLEGLYSKLETLYPGKSESIISFWPRLGEEEHGLPLQVFLIFIGVQWWIQYHSDGSGYLAQRLHTAKTPKDAELGSLWFNIANFILRTWPWVLTGLVCLVVFPLHDADLFQVEGGVVQSDREIAYPMLMKIVLPAGCLGLVFVSLMAAFMSTADTHINWGASYLVNDLYLRFLKPNAKNKETVIAGRIAVVLMAGIAILVAAQMNSIASAWKFFLAMASGLGLPQILRWIWWRANAWTELSGMGTALVLSLILYKVYPDVNADYLLFFTALGSVIVSIVVTFMTAPVPDQVLDAFVAKLQPFGFWGKWGGVSARKKFYSRIRIWLLSIFSLYAWLFGIGYILQLKYTLGAVFLVFGVISGFIVLKLWEKKDSVS; encoded by the coding sequence ATTTTTTCTCCTATCGATTGGTATCTAATCTTAGCTTATATCATTTTTGCTTTTTCGGTCGGGCTTCTTCTTTCCTCTAAGGCCGGAGAAAGTTTGAGTTCCTACTTTGTAGCGGATAGAAAACTTCCCTGGTGGTGGCTCGGAACTTCTATGGTGGCAACGACCTTTGCCGCGGATACTCCCTTGGTCATCACAGGAATGGTTGCCTTGGATGGTGTTGGAGGGAACTGGCTCTGGTGGAGCTGGGCGATCGGTTATTTGATCATTACAGTATTCTTTGCAGCTTCTTGGAGAAAGGCAGAAGTTCTTACGGATGTTGAATTTGTAGAATTAAGATATTCCGGAACAGGTGCTGCAATATTAAGAGCTTCCAAAGCATTCTTCTTAAGTATTCTTTTTAATTCCATCATATTGGGCTGGGTCTTTAAGGCAATGTCCAAGATCACCGCTCCATTCTTAGATTGGAACGTATTGCTTGGTTCAGAAGTATTCAGATCCATCGCAGATGTGTGGCCGAGTTTTTTAATATTAGGAGATTTGAATACTACACTTACAGTTCTTATTCTTTTCTCGGTAGTAGTTTTTTATAGCAGTATGGGAGGGATCCAAGGTGTGATCCTGACTGACTTATTCCAATTTGCTTTGGGAATATGCGGTGCGATAATATTTGCGGTCTTTGCGATCCAATATGTAGGCGGATTAGAAGGTCTATATTCCAAATTGGAAACTTTGTATCCCGGAAAATCAGAATCCATCATTTCTTTTTGGCCAAGGCTAGGGGAAGAAGAGCATGGACTTCCTCTTCAAGTTTTTCTAATATTCATTGGAGTTCAATGGTGGATCCAATATCATTCGGATGGATCTGGATATTTAGCACAAAGATTACATACTGCAAAAACTCCTAAGGATGCAGAGTTAGGCTCTCTTTGGTTTAATATCGCTAATTTTATTTTGCGCACCTGGCCTTGGGTTTTAACAGGACTCGTATGTTTGGTAGTATTCCCATTACATGACGCAGACTTATTCCAGGTAGAAGGTGGGGTAGTTCAATCAGACAGAGAGATCGCATATCCGATGCTTATGAAGATCGTTTTACCTGCAGGATGTTTGGGATTGGTATTCGTGAGTTTGATGGCGGCGTTCATGTCCACTGCGGATACTCATATCAACTGGGGCGCAAGTTATTTAGTGAATGATCTATATTTGAGATTTCTAAAACCGAATGCTAAAAATAAAGAAACAGTTATCGCAGGAAGGATCGCAGTGGTCTTGATGGCGGGAATTGCTATCTTGGTTGCAGCTCAGATGAATTCAATTGCATCTGCTTGGAAATTTTTCTTAGCAATGGCTTCCGGTTTGGGTTTGCCTCAGATCTTAAGATGGATCTGGTGGAGAGCGAATGCTTGGACAGAATTGTCAGGAATGGGAACTGCATTAGTTCTTTCATTGATTTTATATAAAGTATATCCGGATGTAAATGCAGATTATCTTCTGTTCTTCACTGCTTTGGGAAGTGTGATTGTTTCAATAGTGGTGACATTTATGACTGCTCCAGTTCCGGATCAGGTATTGGATGCATTTGTTGCTAAGTTGCAACCTTTCGGTTTCTGGGGAAAATGGGGTGGGGTTTCTGCTCGCAAAAAATTCTATTCCAGGATCCGTATTTGGTTACTATCGATTTTCTCTTTATACGCTTGGCTTTTTGGAATAGGGTATATTCTACAATTGAAATATACATTAGGTGCAGTATTCCTTGTGTTCGGAGTGATTTCAGGGTTTATAGTCTTGAAGTTATGGGAAAAGAAAGATTCAGTTTCCTAA